CGCGGGGCGCTTACTTGTTCCGTCGTCCGTGTCGAAGCCGCCGCCGCTGTTCCACGTGGCGTTGCCGTAGTATTCATCCGCACCGGCCGGGTCGGTGTAGTCGGCGGGATTGAACGTCCTgaaacatggagacatggagacagaaAGAAAAACAGGCGGTTTGTCATTCAACCTCTGCTGCTTTCAGCCGTCGAAACATGTCCCCCCGTGGCCGACAAGACTCAAGGCCCTTGGGCCATCACTTCCGCCACAGGTCGTGCGACATTTACCAtacgcccgcacagccgtctggagcccgtGACGCCGTTTGACGATGGGACACAaaattggggtcggagaggaatttcccggatttttttcccgaattggacctgggtttttatccggttttttgcctcccccaggagatcacgaggttcttggggtggagaggggtgatagcggtataaaggggagggtagtgtcttgtgttctgtgtcttgtgtctactgtttgtgggtaagtgtgtctgtttagtgttcagccatgagcgaatggcggtgcgggctcgatggacctggtggtctgctctcgcacctactttctatgtttctatgtttctaaaatgcaggagtaactcagcgggaccggcagcatctctggagagaaggaaccgttgacgtttcgggccgagacccttcctcagtccaaaagaagggtctccctcattcttgccatagagggagtacagagaaggttcaccagactgaggaaTCTGGactgcacacctggagtattgcgtacagttttggtctcctaatctgaggagagacattcttcatagcaaaaggatttgagtataggagcagggaggttctactgcagttgtacagggtcttggtgagaccacacctggagtattgcgtacagttttggtctcctaatctgaggaaagacattcttgccatagaggatttgagtataggagcagggaggttctactgcagttgtacagggtcttggtgagaccacacctggagtattgcgtacagttttggtctcacaatctgaggaaacacattctttccatagaggatttgagtataggagcagggaggttctactgcagttgtacagagtcttggtgagaccacacctggagtattgcttacagttttggtctcctaatctgaggaaagacattcttgccatagaggatttgagtataggagcagggaggttctactgcagttgtacagggtcttggtgagaccacacctggagtattgcgtacagttttggtctcctaatctgaggaaagacattcttgccatagaggatttgagtataggagcagggaggttctactgcagttgtacagggtcttggtgagaccacacctggagtattgcgtacagttttggtctcctaatctgaggaaagacattcttgccatagagggagtacagagaaggttcaccagactgattcctgggatggcaggactttcatacgaagaaagactggatagactcggcttgtgctccctagaatttagaagattgaggggggatcttatagaaacttacaaaattcttaagggggttggacaggctagatgcaggaagattgttcccgatgttggggaagtccagaactaggggccacacacacacagtttaaggataagggggaaatcttttaggaccgagatgagaaaatcattttttttcacacacaagagagtggtgaatctgtggatttctctgccacagaaggtagttgaggccacacagttcattggctatattcccctctcctctcctctcctctgaatctgtgggattctctgccacagaaggtagttgaggccacactgttcattggctatattcccctctcctctcctctctcctctcctttgaatctgtggaattctctgccacagaaggtagttgaggccacacagttcattggctatatactcctctcctctcctctcctttcctctgtggaattctctgccacagagggtagttgaggccacacagttcattggctatattcccgtctcctctcctctcctttgaatctgtggaattctctgccacagaaggtagttgaggccacatagttcattggctatattcccctctcctctcctttgaatctgtggaattctctgccacagaaggtagttgaggccacacagttcatcggctatattcccctctcctctcctgtcctctcctctcctctcctctcctctcctttgaatctgtggaattctctgccacagaaggtagttgaggccacacaattcattggctatatttaagagggagttagatgtggcccttgtggctaaagggctcagggggtatggagagaaggcagggatgggatactgagttggatgatcagccgtgatcgtattgaatggcggtgctggtgcaggctcgaagggctgaatggcctctactcctgcacctattgtctatgtttctatgaaacggcaAGGCTCCGGAGCCGAGGGTGCAGGGGAAAATCAGCGGCGGATTGGGAACAGACTTGTCTCCGTGCACAAGGGGCGCCCGGACAGTTGAGTTTGTGGAAAACTACTTACCCCATCCCCTGGGCAGAAAACCTTCCTCCTCTTCGGCCCAAACCTAGAACGGACAGAAGAgaatttgtgtcggaaggaactgcagatgctgggttacactgaagctaagacacaaaaagctggggcgaCTCtcggggtctcggcccgaaactgcACCCATTCGTTTTGTCCGGAGATGTTGCATGTCccgacacacgcacacgcacacacacacacacaggaacacaggcccacacagacagagacacacacacacacacacacacatgaacacaggcccacacagacagagagacacacacccaCAGGAACACATgcccacacagacagagagagagacacacatatacacaggaaCACAGgcccacacagacagagagacacacacacacacataggaacACAGgcccacacagagagacacacacacacagacacccacacacacacacacacacacacacacacaggaacacaggcacacacacacagagacacacacacacacacacacacaggaacacagacacacacagacagagacacacacacacacacaggaacacagacagagagagacacacacacacacaggaacacaggcccacacagacagagagacacacacacgcacacacacacaggaacacaggtccacacagacagagagacacacacacacacacacacacacaacacaggtCCACACacgacacagagagacacacacacacacacacacacacacacacacacacacacacacacacacacacacacacaccacacacacacacacacacacacacacacacacacaccaaacacacacacacacacacatatagacacagacagaggcagagacacacacagacacagggccACCCactcaaagacacacacacacacacagacgtagACAAACCTGGACGCAGACCGCTAGATAGAGACACCAACACAGACCCACCCCCTCAAAGACGGATGGACTCACACACACGGACATAGACACACCTACatggacacacacatacacacacacacagaaagacagaaacacacacagaaacacgcacacacgtagatagagagacagaaacacacacagagagacacacacacacagacagagccagagagacacacacacacacacagaggcacacagagacacacacggaTGGGGAGGGTGTTCTAGTACCAGCATGCCGTCGTTATGAAGTGCTCACCTCTGCCTCTGCCCCGCCCCCGTCTGCCTCTCTCCGAGGTCCTGCCAAAGGTGCCGCTGCTCTTTGCTCcgtctaacccattctcctggccCCGAACTgcaggcggggaggggggggggggggggggggggagggagtggagagaaaaATACATTCCAGAGGTTACACGCGTTTGCCCCACATATGTCtcagtaagatcccctctcatccttgtaaaccccagagtgtacaagcccacagccgctccattctctcagcatatgacagtcccgccatcccgggaattaacctggtgaacctacgctgggctccctcaatagcaagaatgtccttcctcaaattagggggccaaaactgcacacaatactccaggtgtggtctcactagggccctgtacaactgcagaaggacctctttgctcctatactcaactgctcttgttatgaaggccaacaggccaaaactgaacacaatactccaggtgtggtctcactagggccctgtacaactgcagaaggacctcttgctcctgtactcaactcctcttgttatgaaggccaacaggccaaaactgcacacaatactccaggtgtggtctcactagggccctgtacaactgcagaaggacctctttgctcctatactcgattcctcttgttataaaggccaacatgccattggctttcttcactgcctgctgtacctgcatgcttactttcatagactgatgtacaaggacccccagatcccgttgtacttccccttttcccaactccaagccatttagatagtaatctgccttcctgtttttgctaccaaagtggataacctcacatttatccgcattaaactgcatctgccatgcatctgcccactcccccaacctgtccaagtcaccctgcattctcatagcatcctcctcacagctcacactgccacccagctttgtgtcatctgcaaacttgctaatgttactttgaatcccttcatccaaatcattgatgtatattgtaaatagctgctggtcccttgcggtaccccactagtcactgcctgccattgtgaaaggggcccgttaatccctactctgtgtgtgtgtccttttataattttatatgtttctataagaaccccccccctcatccttctaacctccagcgaaCACAAGCCGAGCCTTTTCAATcttagcctagtcttttcaatctttgatgggccgaatggcctaattcgactactaatgaccttatgactggATTTGAGTTTACAGAAGGGACCGGTTTagacactagaaacatagaaattaggtgcaggagtaggccattcggcccttcgagcctgcaccgccattcaatatgatcatggctgatcatccaactcagtatcccgtacctgccttctctccataccccctgatccccttagccacaagggccacatctaactccctcttaaatatagccaatgaactggccctcaactaccctctgtggcagagagttccagagattcaccactctctgtgtgaaaaaaagttcttctcatcttggttttaaaggatttcccccttatccttaagctgcgaccccttgtcctggacttccccaacatcaggaacaatcttcctgcatctagcctgtccaaccccttaaggattttctaactttctataagatcccccctcaatctcctaaattctagagattataaactatccagtctttcttcataagacagtcctgccttctctccataccctctgatccccttagccacaagggccacatctaactccctcttaaatatagccaatgaattgtgtggcctcaactaccttctgtggcagagagttccagagattcaccactctctgtgtgaaaaaagttcttctcatctcggttttaaaggatttcccccttatccttaagctgcgaccccttgtcctggacttccccaacatcgggaacaatcttcctgcatctagcctgtccaaccccttaagaattttctaagtttctataagatcccccctcaatctcctaaattctagagattataaaccaagtctatccagtctttcttcatatgaaagtcctgacatcccaggaatcagtctggtgaaccttctctgtactccctctatggcaataatgtctttcctcatccttctaaactccacagagtgtacaagcccacagccactccattctctcagcgtatgacagtcccgccatcccgggaattaaccttgtaaacctacactgcactccctcaaaaagtgtttccttgtctccgttctaaatggcttactccttttgttgcctatttccgaaacgttgcctatttccttcgctccatagatgctgctgcacccgctgagtgtctccagcttttttgtgtaacccttacgaattttgtaagtaggtgcaggagtaggccattcggcccatcgagccagcgacAAAGATGGCGACCGGCCGCGCGGCACTTACACTCCCTGCCCCGGctcgtccccctccctctcctgctgCCTCCCAGACGCCGCCGGCTGAACTCCCGGTCCCGATCTCGGTCTCGGTCGCGAATCTCTTTGTTCTCCTCGCTGCCGCCGCTGCCTCCGCCGCCTTCCGTCTGCCCAGCTTCCTTCTGTCCCGCCAAGCTCTTCTTCTTGCCCACCATTTCCCAGGAATCctgcgggaggggaggggggagagagacacacacacagatgctgaGTAGTGGAGGGCGAGAGGGGACAGCGAGACTTCGATGGACAGGggaatccccgcacgttaacacaatCCCGCACCCACTcgcgccaattaacctccaaacacacacgtctttggagtgggagcaaaccgaagatctcggcgaaaacacacacacacactcgcaaacatacgcacacacacgctcagCCTCACACAAACGTGGAGGCACACAAACGCGCGCGGACACGCCAAAAAAGCACGtgaacacaaaaaaaaagcacgcacgcacacacaaacgcgcgcacacacacacaaaaacgtgCACATGCAGAACACAGCACACACGTGCTCTCACAAACACACGCGCAaaaacacacgcaaacacacacacaaaggcgcACACACAAAAACGCACAcaaacgcatgcacacacacacatatacaaacgcactcgcacacacacgcacgcacacacatatacaaacgcacacacacgcacacatacaaatgcacactcgcatacacacgcacaaaaacgcacacaaatgcacacacgcacacacacatacacacgcacactcgcacacacacgcacaaacaaacatacacacacacacgcacacacacacacgcacacaaacgcatgcacacacacacacatacaaacgcacactcgcacacacgcacgcacacacacacacatacaaccgCTCACTCGCATACACGCACAAAAacgcaaacacacgcacacaaacgcatgcacacacccacacacaaagacacacccacacacaaaaggCGCACCctcacacacgaacacacaacaacacacaaacgcccgcacacacaaacgcacaaaaacgcacacacacaaacgcacacacacaaacgcacacccgcacacacacacacatgcaagcacacacacgcacgcccacacacaggcacccccaccccccccagtggCAGTACCGTGTCTGGGTTCCCCTCCAGGAGTACGTTGATGGCCCTGTTGACGTCTCCATTGCAATCGTGCAGAGCGATCATGCACTCATCCTGGTTTTTGCTCGTGATGTCAATCAGCTGCAGAACACAAGACGTAGCTGGGTCAAGGGTCACCCTCCGTCGCCCCGGCTACTGAGGGAGACaccagatgctggaggaactcagcgggacaggcagcgtctctggaaacgGATGACGGTTCGGATTGAGGCCGTTCGttcttcccattccttctctccagagatgctgcctgagccactccCAGCTTCctgtgtccacctttggttttaaaccagtatctgcagttcattcctaccgaGGGATAttcaattcataagttcataacatataggagcagaattaggccattcggcccaactagtctactccgcatggctgatctatctctccctctcaaccccattctcctgccttctccccataacc
This genomic window from Leucoraja erinacea ecotype New England unplaced genomic scaffold, Leri_hhj_1 Leri_707S, whole genome shotgun sequence contains:
- the LOC129694556 gene encoding ubiquitin-associated protein 2-like; this translates as MMTSVGTSRARGNWDQTQTQNQTQQKQRPQATAEQIRIAQMISDHNDADFEEKVKQLIDITSKNQDECMIALHDCNGDVNRAINVLLEGNPDTDSWEMVGKKKSLAGQKEAGQTEGGGGSGGSEENKEIRDRDRDRDREFSRRRLGGSRRGRGTSRGREFRGQENGLDGAKSSGTFGRTSERGRRGRGRGRGLGRRGGRFSAQGMGTFNPADYTDPAGADEYYGNATWNSGGGFDTDDGTRLQFSGGSGANCPRKFETVPGAWRTATEEWGTDDWSEDSAPCSSFLTADDKRSPPKAVNGCYQLSETKIFTASNVAALPAANETVTITAGQ